A genomic stretch from Candidatus Methylomirabilota bacterium includes:
- a CDS encoding NAD-dependent deacylase, translating into MDSAFTAIAERLKTATSVVALTGAGVSAESGIPTFRGPEGLWQHYKPEDLATPQAFARDPRLVWEWYDWRRQKIAPASPNPAHEVLAQLEQIVPDFLLITQNIDGLHRLAGSRRLIEMHGCIWQVRCLTEGTVYENREVPLSLLPPQCACGSMVRPDVVWFGESLSVEDQARAFAAAESADIFLTIGTSALVQPAASLPIVAKDRGAFVAEINPVPTPITPLVDSHFQGAAGVILPQILSILLKS; encoded by the coding sequence ATGGATTCGGCATTTACTGCGATAGCCGAACGCTTGAAAACCGCGACGTCGGTGGTGGCATTGACGGGGGCTGGGGTCTCGGCGGAGAGTGGTATCCCCACCTTTCGGGGCCCCGAGGGTCTTTGGCAGCACTATAAACCGGAAGACCTGGCTACCCCCCAGGCCTTTGCGCGCGACCCAAGGCTGGTCTGGGAGTGGTACGACTGGCGGCGCCAGAAAATCGCACCAGCATCCCCTAACCCTGCCCACGAGGTCCTCGCCCAACTGGAGCAGATCGTTCCCGACTTTCTGCTGATCACCCAAAATATCGATGGCCTGCACCGGCTGGCCGGCAGCCGGCGTCTCATTGAAATGCACGGATGTATCTGGCAGGTCCGCTGCCTGACCGAGGGAACCGTTTACGAAAACCGTGAAGTCCCGTTGAGTCTGCTGCCACCCCAATGTGCATGCGGAAGTATGGTCCGCCCTGACGTCGTCTGGTTCGGCGAGTCCCTTTCCGTCGAGGATCAAGCCCGCGCGTTCGCCGCTGCCGAATCAGCCGATATCTTTCTCACGATTGGCACCTCAGCCCTCGTCCAGCCTGCCGCCTCCCTGCCTATCGTGGCCAAGGACCGCGGTGCCTTCGTCGCCGAGATCAATCCCGTCCCTACCCCAATCACTCCCCTTGTTGATAGTCACTTCCAGGGTGCAGCGGGCGTGATCCTTCCCCAAATCCTATCTATTCTCCTAAAGAGCTAA
- a CDS encoding DUF3568 family protein: protein MKQDTKIGLCLGLLAMGLTSCTALGAAATVVGTAFTGASYVQSQTVERTFSAPMPVVKRACHQALKDMAFTIRESEARENTYHIVAVASDSYDLSITITRITANATRVSVNADSLPERDKATGEEIINQMAGLLSPPAPQRFAFPSVTEEETSQLLIDMAPRPPIPLVRTVRPASPQFSTDTSPPPGAKLEWPNGNQDGPQVASLRVEGREETLNLEQIYETGTRDYIQGDFPSATKHFRRYLTAQPDNGQAPKALYWLGESLYSQRQYADALLQYETILRDYPGSPEVPRALFRGAHVYLQLGDTRQAEALLETLITQHPSSREAQLTRATTAGQ, encoded by the coding sequence GTGAAACAGGACACGAAGATCGGCTTGTGTCTGGGCCTTCTCGCCATGGGGCTTACGAGTTGTACTGCGTTGGGCGCGGCGGCCACCGTCGTCGGCACGGCCTTTACCGGGGCGTCCTATGTACAGTCCCAGACCGTCGAACGCACGTTCTCCGCACCGATGCCAGTGGTGAAACGGGCCTGCCACCAAGCGCTTAAGGATATGGCCTTTACGATCAGGGAGAGTGAGGCTCGTGAAAATACATACCATATCGTAGCCGTAGCTTCTGACAGCTATGATCTCAGTATCACCATTACCCGCATCACAGCGAACGCCACCAGGGTTTCTGTAAACGCCGATTCTCTTCCAGAGCGGGATAAGGCCACCGGTGAGGAAATCATCAATCAAATGGCTGGTCTCCTGTCCCCTCCAGCCCCTCAGCGCTTTGCCTTCCCCAGTGTCACGGAAGAGGAAACGTCACAACTGTTGATCGACATGGCCCCACGACCTCCCATCCCTCTCGTAAGGACCGTGCGGCCCGCATCTCCCCAATTCTCGACCGACACATCACCTCCGCCGGGTGCGAAACTAGAATGGCCAAACGGCAACCAAGACGGGCCCCAGGTGGCAAGCCTCCGGGTGGAGGGACGAGAGGAGACCTTGAACCTCGAGCAGATATACGAGACCGGGACCCGTGACTACATCCAGGGAGACTTTCCGAGCGCGACCAAGCACTTCCGGAGATACCTCACAGCCCAGCCTGACAACGGTCAGGCACCAAAGGCGCTCTATTGGTTGGGAGAATCCCTGTATAGCCAGCGGCAGTATGCCGATGCCCTCCTCCAGTATGAGACCATCCTCCGGGACTATCCCGGCAGCCCCGAAGTCCCTCGGGCCCTCTTTAGAGGGGCCCATGTCTACCTGCAACTAGGAGACACACGCCAGGCAGAGGCCCTGCTCGAGACCCTGATCACACAGCACCCCAGTTCTCGAGAGGCCCAATTGACTAGAGCGACCACGGCAGGACAGTAA
- a CDS encoding class I SAM-dependent rRNA methyltransferase, whose product MASVVLRRRGQLRVLRGHPWIYQADVEQTDGALGKGDLVDVYGTGRRFLGRGYINPDSQILVRLLTRDAEPINAAFFRRRIAAAMDYRQRLAIPSNAIRMVYAEADALPGLLLDCYGDIGVIQILTAGMERLRGVLLPVIQELIHPHGTYLRNDAPSRLLEGLTVEKEFVGTPFDPVVNIQEDDLYFQVNIAAGQKTGFFLDQRANRLAVRPLAADRQVLDCFCYTGGFALHAAKAGAQRVEGIDNSAEAVAAATENAKRNHLSDRCAFRRGNAFDELRQLQGAGRRFDLIILDPPAFTKSKEALPGALRGYKEINLRAMKLLNTGGILVTSSCSYHLSEATFLQMLEDAATDAKIQCRILAIRTQAPDHPVLLSVPETKYLKCVFLERL is encoded by the coding sequence ATGGCTAGTGTCGTGCTCCGCCGTCGGGGACAGCTGCGAGTACTGAGGGGACACCCCTGGATCTACCAGGCGGATGTGGAGCAAACCGATGGTGCACTCGGCAAGGGGGATCTCGTTGACGTCTACGGAACTGGGCGTCGCTTTCTCGGCCGGGGGTACATCAATCCGGACTCCCAGATCCTTGTACGCCTTCTCACACGAGATGCGGAGCCGATCAACGCCGCTTTCTTCCGCAGGCGGATCGCGGCCGCCATGGACTACCGGCAGCGACTCGCCATCCCTTCCAACGCCATTCGCATGGTGTACGCGGAGGCAGACGCTCTGCCCGGTCTCCTCCTCGATTGCTACGGGGATATCGGGGTTATCCAGATCCTCACGGCTGGCATGGAGCGACTCCGCGGGGTCTTGTTGCCCGTGATCCAAGAGCTGATCCACCCACACGGGACCTATCTCCGCAATGACGCCCCCTCCCGCCTTCTCGAAGGTCTCACTGTGGAGAAGGAATTCGTGGGGACCCCTTTCGACCCGGTCGTCAACATTCAGGAGGATGACCTTTACTTCCAAGTAAACATTGCCGCCGGACAAAAGACCGGATTTTTCCTCGATCAACGAGCAAACCGCCTTGCCGTTCGTCCGCTGGCTGCTGATCGACAGGTCCTCGATTGCTTCTGCTATACGGGGGGATTCGCGCTGCACGCGGCCAAGGCGGGGGCGCAACGTGTGGAAGGGATCGACAATTCCGCGGAAGCAGTTGCGGCGGCGACAGAAAATGCCAAGCGAAACCACCTCTCCGATCGGTGCGCCTTTCGGCGTGGGAACGCCTTTGACGAGCTCAGACAGCTCCAGGGTGCTGGACGGCGTTTCGATCTCATCATCCTCGACCCCCCCGCCTTTACCAAATCAAAAGAGGCCCTGCCCGGAGCGTTGCGTGGATACAAGGAAATTAACCTCCGAGCCATGAAGCTGTTGAATACCGGGGGAATCCTTGTTACTTCCTCTTGCTCCTACCATCTGAGCGAGGCAACCTTCTTACAGATGCTCGAGGACGCAGCAACCGATGCCAAGATCCAGTGTCGCATCCTGGCGATCCGGACCCAGGCTCCTGACCATCCGGTCCTCCTATCGGTGCCGGAGACCAAATATCTCAAGTGCGTCTTCCTGGAACGGCTGTGA
- a CDS encoding class I SAM-dependent methyltransferase encodes MGGIEFDANQLQRVQTAYDLMAEEYDILDHRINPFYVNGYKVLGYFVQKLSPHWRGRTVLDVGCGSGLQTVQFAPQAKHVLAIDISRALMRKVQDKLKAQGLTNVTLLQGNATQLPLQDCSVDFVSSYGDVIGHIQNYEQAIAEMARVCRHGGTVTLEYDNKWHLGLLYQFRELRNAITTRRRGDLRQWTYEYLNHDSKVNLTYKTFTFPEMQSLLNRHGLTVTQRAGTHILSSLIPDKIQDPPKERLPLKSYQVWFLQTIAQCDFRLKRLFPFYTFGYSAIVVARKE; translated from the coding sequence ATGGGCGGAATCGAGTTCGATGCAAATCAGCTACAGCGCGTCCAGACGGCGTACGATCTGATGGCCGAGGAGTACGACATCCTTGATCACCGCATCAATCCCTTTTACGTCAATGGTTATAAGGTCCTGGGTTATTTTGTCCAGAAACTGAGCCCCCACTGGCGAGGACGGACCGTCTTGGATGTCGGTTGTGGGTCAGGACTCCAGACCGTTCAATTTGCTCCCCAGGCAAAACACGTGCTCGCGATCGACATTTCTAGAGCGCTGATGCGAAAAGTCCAAGACAAGCTGAAGGCACAGGGATTGACAAATGTCACCCTCCTCCAGGGGAACGCCACACAGCTCCCCCTCCAGGATTGCTCGGTGGATTTCGTCTCTTCTTACGGGGATGTGATCGGCCACATCCAGAACTACGAGCAAGCGATTGCCGAAATGGCGCGGGTCTGCCGCCACGGTGGCACGGTGACGCTCGAGTACGATAACAAGTGGCACCTCGGCCTGCTGTATCAATTCCGCGAACTCCGGAACGCCATCACCACGCGGCGTAGGGGAGACCTCAGACAATGGACCTATGAATACCTTAACCACGACTCAAAGGTGAACCTGACCTACAAGACCTTCACCTTTCCGGAAATGCAATCCCTGTTGAACCGGCACGGACTCACCGTGACCCAGCGGGCTGGGACGCACATTCTCTCTTCATTGATCCCCGACAAGATTCAGGATCCCCCCAAGGAGAGGCTCCCCCTCAAGTCATACCAGGTCTGGTTCCTCCAGACCATCGCGCAGTGCGACTTCCGCCTGAAGCGGCTCTTCCCCTTCTACACGTTCGGCTACTCCGCCATCGTGGTCGCCCGCAAAGAGTAA